Sequence from the Psilocybe cubensis strain MGC-MH-2018 chromosome 10, whole genome shotgun sequence genome:
CCAGATGTTGCTGCGTTGTATGTTACCCCAGAGCCGCAGCTGCATACACAGCTCCGACTCTGAGCACTAAAGGTTCTCTCGTTGTCAGGGCGAATTTGGCCTCCCTCGAAAAAACGGTTGTTGTAGCACCTGGGTGCGTTACTTGAGTTCTGACTCATCAAAATAACCTCAAAGTGTATACTGATTCTGACTGCTGCTGACAAGATGCTAGATTCTCCAACTCTACAGATCCACAGTTAAAAAACCCCTTCAAACTTCAAGACAGAATGGCGGTTACATTTGCCGCCTCCATTAGCATTTTCAATCCGGTTTTGTATATTGTATCCTCAATACCGCAACCTTCTCTTCATACTGGTGAAACAGCAAGGATCTCGGATAGGCCTGACTCGCTGTCATTTTCTACCACTACTACTGGCActaccaccactaccactaccactaccactaccactaccaccactaccaccaccaaaacttcctcctcctttACGCCTACCTCCAGTCCCCATtccacctcttcctctaTCCTCATCTACAATCCCTCCAGCACCACCCACACCTACACCGCAATTATTGCAGTACCAGCATCATCAGGTAACACCATCGGCAGCGTCAACACCCCTTTcagttccttcttcaccGGCGTAACACAGCCACCGGCTAGCCCCTCTTCCAACAGCATCCGAAACAtaaacaatagcaacaaaagcattcttcctctccttctcgcCTGCTCCGGGGCCACCGGTGCACTTCTCCTCCTCGCAGCGTACCTCCTTCTAAAGCGCACTCTCACGacgcgccgccgccgccatgACCACGTCAGTGGCTCAGCAAACCAGCGCACAAACACATCGGACTttaaaaaaaacatatacGCCTGGCTCATGAGCTGCGTCAGGCTACGCGACAACGACCTCGAGGCCCGAGTGACGCGCCGTGCCAATGTTAGCGTGTACCCATATACTAAGAGTGAAGGTGGAGGCACACCAAATTCCCCCCTCCGAGCGCAGCCCTGCAGGTTGCGTGCTTGAAGCATACGGCGGTGCAAGTGCAACCGTCCCAATGGAAATGAATACGGGCATAAAAACAGGCACGGGCGCTACAGGTGGTAGCACTGGGCCAAACGTTGATACTTCCGAGTCTACCGCTTCTGTGGCACAAGTACACTCAACTTTGCGGACGGAGGAAAATAGCGCCAACCGACCCTCGCCAGCGAGATCTCCACAGCCAACAATAACAAGCCCAAGAGCTCTGAGCTACACTACCGAGACCCAGTGTGGGTCCCATGTCCGGATTGAGAGCGTGGATTCTGTCGGCGGGAGCAGTTCACTGCCGGAATATCGCTCCCGAGAGGTGTCAATAGTAGGTGGACGAAATAATGTAGAAGAAGCGCTCCCTTCCTCAAACTTTGGTACGGCCAATCTGGAATGACATTACGACAGAGATGGAACCCGGGAAGACTTGGTTAACGGAGTATGTGTTAATGGACAAGAGATTATATGGCTGGGGCAGGGAGACATCCGCAGCTTGGATCGTTGCTCTCGGCCTTTGCCATAATAGCCCTATCATCCAATCATCACCACATCTGAGATTTGTCAACACCTTGGATGTCATGGACGAAGCGAACGCCAAAAAAGCTTTCTATATTGCTCGTCGATTTCTTAATTGGAATGAAGCTGCCTTTTGATGATTCAGAACTTTCTCTTTTTAGATACCCTAGCAGTAGAACAACAGTCAGTGGAAGGAAAAGCATATATACCCAACCTGATTCATCGATGCCCACCAAGTACATCGCTGTGTCACCATATATCATCTGCATGCCATGTCATATTATACCCATCCTTCTGCGCGACCTCTCTCTGGAAGCTTTGTAAGCCATTGTGttgctttctcttctcttttaCCAGTTCTTGCATTCCTGTCTTTAATTCTCTTTTTCGTAATTAGTTATGCAGTCGCTTTTCTTAAAAAATATACCCTCTCATGGTTTTCGCTTTTTTTAGGTGTTGTTGGGCTGTGAGTGTTTCTCCTGTCCGAGGTTCGTCGCCATCCAAGGGCTCTTCTTGAATTCGTCCCGCAGTTTCTACGGCTTTTCCATCCGTTTCTCAGTCGACAAAGGTGCTAAATCTCAAAAGTTCATCAAAGTTCTGCGTCTGAATGTTTTGTGCTGCATCTCGTCGGACTTGATAAGTTGATATGGTTCAACAACTCGAATACATACACGTCGATCGTGGTTGCCGCACATATTAATAAATTTAATGCTATCGGTCAGTTCGGTTACGATACATGATGATCAAACACAGGTTTTATGTGACGATCCTGACATGACCTGAGCACCATTTGAAGATAAGTTGAACAATATTCTTCACTTGAACTCGACTGTTCATCTACATGCACAAGATTCGTACATTCAAACGCATAGTTGTGGTGGAGAAGTTTCTAAACCTGCCGGGTGATGGATCCATATTCTGTCCCGAGTCATTGTCTGTTGCCAGTCGGAACCTACGGTGCCCGTTTAGGCTGATGCAAATCCAAGGATCTCGGTGATCAAAAGATTCCAGCCTTCTAAATAAAGATTCCTTGGGACAATGATCTAGGGCTACTCATCCTTATAGCCCTAAGTTCGATAGCATGGGGGATGCAGATTTCTGAGACACTAAGGCGAGAATGCAAGACTAGTCGCCTTCTTTTTCGCATGACATTTTTCTAGATACGGGAGATAGGCAATTTTTCAGCATTGCATTCATCGAACTTGAAGCACCAGTTTCAAGCCTTTTTTCCTGCACAAGTAACCTATATTCCAATACATCACTCAAAAATGTATCCTGACAACACCAATTTCTGACTGTTCCAGGTATCCTATTAACGATCTCATGCTATAATATCGTAACAAGCGGCTATTATGGTCATGCAACCCCTCTGATATCAGTATATGTACATACTACTCCACAGGTGTACTGGACCCCCGGAGCTGCAACATCGTCCATACTCCACAGCTCCCAGTGCAAAGTGCCAGGCGCCAAGTGCACAACTGAGTTTCTCCCAGCGCTAAACTAGGTAATCTGACCTTCCCAGAATACATGTCGGTGTGGCATCCGGGTATGTTCGACCTACAATGGCTCCTTAACGAAGACAAACATGTATACTTACGTTAACTATCGCTGATAAGATGCCCTCTTTCATAGCACCAAAAACGTTGTTCGCACTTAACAAATTCAGTGGCCCCATCGGATCCGTACCGTCAAACTCAAGAAGCGCCACCCTGCTCGACACCTCTCAAAACCAGCCAAACCGATTGATCAGTTTCCTTACTATAACGGACCCGAATCAAATTCAGTCCTTACGCACGGAAACGTTGCTTCAGTtccccagcagcagcagcagcagcagcagcagcagtactACTACCACgatcaccaccaccattacCACCACAAGCTTAACCACCAGCTTAACCACCAGTTTCACTACCAGCTTCACCACTACCAGTTCCACTACCACCAGTTCCACCACCAGCCCCACGAGCAGTAGCATTAGCGGCACCAACAAACCCACAATTACCGCCACATTACCCGGAGTTCAACCTATGTCCAAATCATCAGGCCACCATCGTGCTACTATTTCCAGTCCCTCATCTGGCAGCAACGGCGTTCTACCACTCCTCTTTGCCGGCTCCGGTACTGCCTTtgcactcctcctcctcttcgcaGCATATCACCTCCTACGACACATCGTCTCGACGTGCCGACGTCGCCGTCGCCACAGGGGACCAGCAAGTCAGAGCGCAGGCATTAAACGTGACCTTAGACAGAACACGTACGGCCGTCTCGCGAGCCGCGTCGGGCACCCCGCCTCGGATGACGATGGAGAGTCGATAACACAGGACAAGGACGTGCGCCGCGCAAGTGCCATCGCAAACTCGGGGAGTGAAGATGGAGACCCCGCCGCGCCACCCCTCGCACTGCAGATCTACGTAAATCGCCTCGAAGAGCGCGTGCAGCACCTCGAACGTGTACTTGAAGCGCGCGGCGCTACAAGTGCAATGAACCCTATCTCACTCGTCGTGGCggcgcgagcgcgagctcCAAGTACATCTCAAGGTTTATTTGAAATGGATACGGATATGGAAACGGCCACTGGCACGGGCACCGCAGGCGGTGACAGCCAGCAGTTTGACGCTGCTGCGACCACTACCATAGCACGCGCACACGCAAACCCGTTTTTAcaggacgaggaagagagCCGCTTCCGACGCGACGGACTACCTCCATCTCCGGAGCCAGAGAGAACGAACGACAGCCCTCTGAGCTACACGACCAATACCCAGCGAGGGTCTCAGGCTGAGAGCGTGAACTCCGTTGGCGGGCGCAGCTCCCCTCCCGAATACCGCTCGCGAGAGGTATCTCTAAGGAGCAATGCAAATTAGTCGCTTTCTTCGTTGGACGTCAGAGGGCAGAATAGATAAGTAGACCGGTGCCATGGACACTTTGAAAATGATTGACAGCGACTTGAGATCCATCCAACTAGAATGTCCAGTCGGTGAAACGCCATAATATACACTGAGTGACCAATGTAATTGTATAAATGTCAGTGACCTGTCAAGAAAGCTGGAATCAAGTTCAATCAACATAGCAGGCAACCCGCCTTTGAGGGACCTGGTTCACCTGGAATACGACGGGAAATCCATGCTGCCACTTCTACTAGCTCTTCGTTCACTATCGTGTGGCCCATCCCTTCGTATGAGCGAAAATGTAATCTCCCGCCATCATTTTGCATGTCATCATCGTTTTTAAAGCTAGTATCCTGATCCATAGCAGGAAAATCATTTGGGTAGTCACTTGTAATGAACGGAACAGAAAGCTGTTGGGCCAGGGTCTGAGCCAATTGCTTCCAGTCATCGATAGATACTAGTTGGTCGCCTGTTCCGTGACACCACAGTATGGGAATATTCTTGGCGTGAGGGGTCAAGATCTGGAATTTGTTAGCAAGTGCTGAATTAATCTCCATCCAAGTCTCGGTGTGTAATACTTGCCTCTGGAACCTTCCGCCTCAATGGGACATAGGTGCTCAAGGCAAACAGGCCGCCAAGAGGCTTCTCAGTGGTGATGGCGGTCAGTATCGATATTGATCCCCCTTGGCTCAAACCACCAATGATGATACGTTTTGAAGGGATGTTGTGTTCTGTTTCTTCAATTCTTATGAGGTGCTTTATCCAACTGACAGCCCGCATAAGACCATCTTCGTCCTCCTGTCGATTGATGTAGTCAAATGAGTACACGTCGGCCCTGTTAAGAACGTTCAGACCATCTTATTGAAAGTCGACTTCGCTGATGGGAATGAATGTACTGACCAAGATGGCATGACCCTCCCCTGCATACCGGTGACAGACATCACAGGTCTGGATAATTTTGAAAAGATACACCTCATAAGTAGCTTTCTTACAAGCCACGCCGTGTCCATGTCACGGAATTCTTACGCTGAGGGTAATATGAACTTGACGTGACCAAGGTCACTATGGTCTTTAAGTTCTCTCAAGAAACGGCCAAAATTCTTGGCTGTATCTCCTAGTCCCTGGAAAAAATCAGTATATATATCTGACTATGTATTAATGACGACCGTGACTGACATGACTGATAATGACTGTAGCGGTGTGCTCTTTGCGCGCTGGGAAAACTATGCATTCTGGCAATGCCTTTTTATCGATATCATTTGATTGGGGGGTTGAGGTGGCATCcattgaatcgatggaagAGAGAGATAAAATAAGCCTGGGTATCTTGTGTGCTTTCAAGTATAAAATGTATACGTGGGATTCTATGTGAAGTGCCGCAGTATGTCGGGAGCGAAAGGTAGCTGATCGTGTAAGGCAACATGCCTAATGGCGAATGATTGATTGGCTGGCTAAAGATTTGATCTCCGAAATGTCTCCGACCTAAACCTGGGCGAACCTGTGAAACACCAATGAGGCTGCTTCAGAGTTATCTTTACAGTGGGCCGCGATTCTCTCAGTTTGCTTTCACGTTGAAGGGGGATTGCGGAGACTATGTGTTACTAGTATAAATTACAACGCGTTGGGCTCAGCCTCTGCAGCAACCTGCAACCTAAGCTCTCTGGATCCTGTCTGGATCGCATCAACAGCCTCGGTACTAGACTTGGGCATGTCGTCGAACTCTTACGTCTAGGCGTCCAGTATAATATATCTCTTACTATGCTCGTGACTGCAGCCATTGGAAACTATTTAGATTTTAAAAGGCTATTAAAAGTAGCTGACAGAACTTTGATTCTGCACATCAGACGTGCCAGGCATCCCGCGAGGTTTTTGCATTACAATCTTATTCGTCGACACGCCATCTTGGAGTTCGGAAAATTTGCCTGGAATGTTGGTGGTGGAAACTGACTTCTCTTTCCCCTTATACTCgacctttttctttcaattcattgtgtttttctttttttttttttaaaaaaaaaagcaaagactAGCCTGCGAAGGTTTTTTCTTGCTTGCGAATTTTATATGTCATTGATTCAGACGCTCCTGAGCTTTGGTAGTGTATCTGCTAAAGGGTTAGAGAAAGCATCTGTTGTTCGCACCGCTTCTAAATTTAATTGATTTACAGACTGCAATTTGAATTGTCTGTCATTTGAACAAGTTTCCAGTTGATACCATTAGTCCAACCAAAAAATAATTGGTAGCGAAGAGTATGTATTGCAGTCAACCAGTAAAATTGTACGAGGATAAGCATGAGGACGAGTCGATAAAATTCAATCAAGATGCCCCAATTACGGAAAACTTGCTGATTTCCTGTTATCCCTGTCCACAGTAGGGTCTATCTTCCCGTATGATCTCTCGCTGGTTGCTGTGCAGAGTATGCAACCGTCGACAGCCATCTGCACCCAGTGACCGGGATCACTAGCATGAATTGAACAATTTGCTGAATGAAATTTCCAATGACTTATTATGAGCAAGCGCCGGCAATCTGGCCACTGGACGACAGTTCGTTTGCAAGTCATGAAGAAGCTGACGGTCTTGTTATTCGATGCCAACGGGTGTCCCAGATTAGCGATATCTCTACTTCTGGGGTTGAATGATGCGCCCAGAGATACACATGCTCATACAGAAAGGGGACAGTTATCTCCAGGATATTCTCCAGACTCCAGAGTATAGCTACGAGTGACGGTGATTCAATCGTCATTCAACCATTCGTGAGAGTTGGAAAACGGAGATCATACGGCGTGGCAGCCATGCCTTTTGGTTTGAAAAGGCACCAAAGTCCTGGCATCCTGTGGCGCGTCGTGCGAGTAATGGATTGGATAGAAGTATAATAGCGGGCCGCTGAGTGGGTGGGGAAGAAGTCCAATTTTGGACTCTGAAGGCCAGGAAAAGCCAAGGAGATCCGAAACGATGGTAACTGCACTTTGAATTTCCACCATTAATTCGGGTTCAACCAGAGCCTTGATGTCGACCTCTTCCTAACCGCCATATACCACTCATGTCCTGGCCACCTCCCCGCGACGAACTCACATCGACAGTCTGTAATGCTGTCCAGCAGCTTACGCGTAATAGGAAGGCTAACTTCTTGTTGGATACTGCGTTGGCGCTGATTGAAGCCGGACAGTAAGTTCGAACGTCTTTGTGCGACTTCTATGCACCCCCTTTGACACGTCTCCGATGATTCTGCTAGATATGGTGCAGACGTCGAGAATTACCTTGAAGTATACCTGAAGACACCCGGACTGTCGAAGGAGGACATAACTAGAGCCTTATTGGCTCGGGGTAACGCTCGAAAACGAGGTGGAGAAGGCTTAATAGCTAAAGCTCAGGAAGGTATGAGCCTGTAACATCTTCGCTGCGGGCGCAGCGTTCCGAAACTCACAATATCTCAGACTTTCAGGCTGTTTTGAAACTGGATCCATCAAACCGGGAACTCCAACATACTCTCCGACGCAAAGTGGTGCGTCCATATGCATGAAGCCTCTCAATCACCCTTCAAACACAATGTATAGATCCATTTCTCAAACGAACCTGCATCTCAGCGGGCACCACTGGAAGTATGGGAAAGAATCGCTTCCCATATACCACGATACCATCTACGAACATGGCTCTTCCTTTCCTCGTTTCACCGAGATATTGCAGTTCGACACATCTTCCACACAGTGGACATCTATTTCGGGGATGACCAACAGGAAAACCTAAACAGAGGGTTGGATATCTTCGATCGAGCAAAAAACGACCCTGTCTTTGCCAGCCAAGTCAAGTCGTTGAGGTTGCATTGGGCATACGAGGAAGGCGACATGCTGGATCTGATGACCCGTGAGTCGATGATTTTCTGCCGGTCGCCTCCATCATTTCTCACACAATGTCCCCCTCCCGCGTCAAGGCATCTTCAAAACTGCCTTGCCGGAGTTCAAAGCATTACGGGATTTTGAATGGATTGGATACCCCGAGATGCGTGCGGATATGGTTCAAGCTGTATACGCCAGCCACAAACATCTTCATGGCCTGGGACTCATGTCAGTTAAATCAATCAATTCCCACACAATTTGGACTGACGTTCTTTGATAATAGAGGGTGGCACTTCGACGCTGTTGGTGTTTCTGCATTCCGTAATCTACGAAAGTTCACTCTACGAgccgaagacgacgatggcTTCGCGGACATGGGCGAAGTACGGACGGTGCTCGATCAAAATGAAGCCACCTTGAAGCATCTCATTCTAGGAGCGTTCCTTGAGAGGCAGCACTCCTGGGACTCGGCTTTCCAGTCCGTGACGATAAAAAATCTCACCCACCTCGACCTTGTGGACACTCGTATCTCGCACATCGTCCTTGCCCGCATCGCTCACGCACATAACTTGCAAAGTCTTACTTTGCACGGTACATTTGAAGAACCAAGCTCAGCGGCCGTCGTCTTTGCGAGCGACCACATCATCGAGGGCCGGCACACATTTTTACCACATCTCGAATCATTCCGCTTCCTCCTCGTGGGCCATGATGATGACCATGCATTATATAACTCTGTCACTCGGTTCCTGCGCCAACGCCAGAAGCTTAGGAGGTTAGATCTTGGCAATTGTCCATGGGAAATGGTGCTCGCACTTTTACCCGACCTCCGTAATCTGCGCGTATTGGGTGTCAAAATTGCCAATGTCAGCCAAGCT
This genomic interval carries:
- a CDS encoding Acyl-protein thioesterase 1, yielding MDATSTPQSNDIDKKALPECIVFPARKEHTATVIISHGLGDTAKNFGRFLRELKDHSDLGHVKFILPSAPVMSVTGMQGRVMPSWADVYSFDYINRQEDEDGLMRAVSWIKHLIRIEETEHNIPSKRIIIGGLSQGGSISILTAITTEKPLGGLFALSTYVPLRRKILTPHAKNIPILWCHGTGDQLVSIDDWKQLAQTLAQQLSVPFITSDYPNDFPAMDQDTSFKNDDDMQNDGGRLHFRSYEGMGHTIVNEELVEVAAWISRRIPGEPGPSKAGCLLC